The bacterium sequence CGAAGCACACTCCGCATTCGCGCCACGGAATGGGCATCGACCACCCAAAACGAGATCCGTCAGCGTCAATCGCCGCGCGGCACGCTGAAACATTGGAAAGCCAGCTTCTCAGCCAACTTTCGTGCATAGTTCAGGCTAGGACCGAACCAGGATCATCTGGGTGCAGCGGAACAAGGCGATCGTCTTCTGCGCAGCCTGGTTGCTGATTTCGACATCCCAGACCTGGGTGGTTCGCCCGAGATGAACCGGGTGGGCGCGACCGAAGACGAGGTCGCCCTCGCGGGCCGTGCCCAGGAAGTTGGTCTTCAATTCGATCGTCGTGAAGCCGGCCTTCTCGAAATCCAGGTGTTCACCGATGCCCGCGGCGCAGAGCCAGTCGGCCAGGGTGATCACGACCGGCGCCCACAGGAAACCGGTTCCCGCTACCACTTCTTCCGTCACCCGGAACTGGCCTGTCACTTCTTCCTTGCTGCAGGTCAGGATCTCGACCCCGACCATGCCAGGGTGCTTTTGTGAGGCAAACTCGTTGAGCCTCGCGACACGCTCCTCGCTGCTCTCTTCGCTCATCGGCTCTCCATCTCGTTTCTGGCCAGCCATCCAGGTGGGGCGGTGGTGATTGCTCTCTCGCCATGGGGCGTCAGGAGCCCCGCTGCAGCGGCTGGCATCGCCAAGATGCCCGGCCGACACTCCCCCATCAAGGAGCCCGCATGATGAAAGGCGCCGAACTTCGCGCGATCCTCGCCCTGCCCTTCAACGTGCTCGTCACGATCCCCGCCCTGCTGCTCTGGTGGAGGGGCGATGCGTCGTGGCCGGCCGTCGGCCTGCTCCAGGGCATGCTCGCCGTTGCCTGCTTCGGAATCGGCCTGACGCTCATGATCACGACGATCCGGCTGTTCGGCAGCGAAGGACACGGCACGCTCGCGCCTTGGGACCCGACCGAGACCCTGGTGGTTCGCGGACCCTACCGCTTCGTGCGTAATCCCATGATCAGCGGCGTCCTCTTCAACCTGGTCGGCGAAGCCCTGATCACGGGCTCCTGGGCGCTCGGGATCTGGTTCGCCGCCTTCTTCCTGGGAAACGCGATCTACATCCCGCTCTTCGAGGAGAAGGGACTCGTCGAACGGTTCGGCCCGGCCTACGAACGCTACCGACGAGCCGTCCCGCGTTGGCTACCGCGCATCACGCCCTACGAGCCCGCGTCCGAGCCTAACGATCCGGCTCGTCCTCCCCGCGTTTGATTCCCAAGGCGGGCGCCATCCGCTCGACATCGCTCTGCCCGGCCCGCCGCACGACGCTTGTGCCGTACTTGTCCGTCAGCCGGTCGAGCGCCTTGTTGAGGCGGGAACGCTTCTCCCGGCCGTTGCCCTCATCGAAGAGTGAGAGCTGCTCGGGCCGCGAGACCAGGTTCGTCGCGCCAACCCCGATGAGCCGCACGGGTTCGCGGAGTTCCGTCCGGCCGAGGAGCAGCCTGGCCGTCGCCGCAATTTCCCCGCCATCATCCGTCGGTTCTGCGAGCGTTTCGCGACGGGTGAGCAGTGGGTAGCCGCGAGGCCCCGAAGCGACCCGCCTACCGAGCTTCACCTTCAGGACAACCGTACGCGCCTTGGAATCCGAGCGTCGCAGCCTTCGCGCCACGGATTCCGCGTGGGTGAGAATGGCGGCTTCGAGGGTTCGCATGTCGGCGACGTCGCGCCCAAAGGTGTTCTCTTCGCTCATCGAGACGGCATCCCGATAGGCTTCGACTTCGCGAACATCGACGCCACGAGCCAGGCGCGCCACCCGCAACCCCCAATCCCCCAGAACGGTTTCGAGGCGCGAGCCGTCGGCGCGTGCAAGATCTCCGATCGTCTCGATTCCGATTCGCGCCAACCGTTCGCGCGCCACCGGCCCGACACCCCAGATGCGCCCGACCGGTAGCGGGTCGAGGAAGGCCTGGACCTCGCCCGGCCGGATCTCGAGCAGGCCATCGGGCTTGGCCGAATCGCTGGCGATCTTCGCCACCATCTTGATGGGTGCGATGCCGACAGAGGCCGCGAGGCCGGTTTCCTCGCGAATCTCCTTGCGCAGCCGTTCGCCGGCCTCCGCCACGGGGCCGTGCAACCGCTCGGTGCCCGTCATGTCCAGGAAGGCTTCGTCGAGGGAGAGCCCCTCCACGGCTGGCGTGAAACGGCGGAAGACCTCGAAGATCCGCTTGGACTCGGCGCTGTAGACCGACATGCGACCGGAGAGGAAGATCAGCTCTGGACACAGCTTCAGCGCCTGGGCGCTTGGCATGGCCGAGTGGATACCGAACTTGCGTGCCTCGTAGCTGGCAGCCGACACCACACCGCGAGCCCCCTTGCCACCCACCACGACGGGCTTGCCTTGCAGCTCGGGCCGATCCCGCTGCTCGATGGACGCATAGAACGCATCCATGTCGGCGTGCAGAATCGTTTGCTGCCGGCGGGACTTCACAGCACGGAAAGGTAACGTCCCCGGCCATGAGCGATCCCACATCGACCACAGAAGAATCGACTCCGACCGTCGGAACCGGGCCCGCAGCGGGCGTACGCTGGGACCTGTCCCACCTGTACCGCGAACCGGCCCGCGAAGGGTTGGAGGCGGATCTGGCCGCGGCGCTCGAAGCCGCCTGTGCGTTCGAGAAACGCTACCGCGGGGGCATTGCGACGCTCTCCGCCCCAGATCTGGCCGCAGCGGTCGCAGCCTACGAGGATCTGCAGGAACCGGTCGCCCGGGCCGGATCCTTTGCCCAGCTGCAATTCGCCGGGGATACCCAGGCCCCCGCCCACGGCGCTCTCCTGCAGCTCGTGCAAGAGCGCGGCACTGCGATTCGCCAACACCTGCTCTTCTTCGAGCTCGAGTGGGTTGAGGTCGAGGAACAGCGGGTTGCCGGGCTACTGGCGGAGCCGGAGCTTGCAGGGCGCAAACACCTGCTCGAATCCCTTCGCCGCTATCGACCCCACGTTCTCTCCGAGCCCGAGGAACGCATCCTCGAAGAAACGGCCAACACCGGGGAGCGCGCTTGGAGCCGGCTCTTCGACGAGATCCTGGGCGCTGCCCGTTTCTCCGTGGAACTGGAGGAAGAAACCCGGGACCTCTCCGAGGAAGAGGTGCTCTCGCTGCTCTATGACGGGAACCGGGATCACCGCCGGGCAGCCGCCCGCGGCCTTACCGCGGGCTTGAAAGAGCACTCTCACGTGCTCGCCTTCATCTTCAACACACTCGTGCAGGAGAAAGCGACCCAGGATCGTTTGCGCAGCTACGAAGATCCGATCGAGGCCCGAAACCTGGCGAACGAAATCGAAGGACCGGCCGTGCACGCACTCCTCGATGCGTGCGAGGCCGGCTACCCGATGGTCCAGCGCTACTACCGCCTGAAAGCGAAACTGCTGGGCATCGAAGCGCTCGAAGACTACGACCGGTACGCGCCGATCGGTGAGCCTCAGGGTGAGCGGAGCTTCGGAGAAGCGCGGCGCATCGTCTTGGAGGCCTACGCTGATTTCTCGCCCGAGATGGCCGGAATCGCTGCACGCTTCTTCGACGAGGGTTGGATCGATGCAGAACTCCGCGAAGGCAAGCGCGGCGGGGCCTTTTCCGCTTCGACGCTCCCCGCAGTCCACCCCTACGTCCTGCTCAACTACACGGGCAACCTGCGCGACGTGATGACCGTCGCCCACGAACTGGGCCATGGCGTCCACCAGCACCTGGCGCGAGAGCAGGGCCTCTTCGAGCAGAGCACCCCGCTCACAACGGCAGAAACCGCAAGCGTCTTCGGGGAGATGCTGGTCTTTCGTCGGCTGTTGAAGGAGCAAGACGACCCGAAGACCCGGCTGGCGCTTCTCTGCGGCAAGCTCGAGGACGCATTCGCCACGGTCTTTCGCCAGGTGGCCATGACCCGCTTCGAGGAATCCCTCCACGCGGCCAGACGCGAAGAGGGGGAGCTGGCCATTCCGCGCATCAACGAGCTCTGGCTCGCGGCCAACGCAGCGATGCTAGGCGATGCGATCACGCTCACGGACGACTACGCATGGTGGTGGCTCTACATCCCCCACTTCGTGCACTCGCCCTTCTACTGCTACGCCTACGCCTTCGGGGAGTTGCTCGTACTCGCCCTCGTCCGGCACTACGACGAGGAAGGAGAGGCCTTCGTGCCGCGTTATCTCGAACTGCTGCGCGCCGGGGGATCCGCATCGCCCCCGGAACTCCTCGCCCGGGTAGGCCTCGACATCACGGATCCGGCCTTCTGGCAGGGCGGCCTGGCCCTGCTCGAAGAGATGTTGAGCGAAGCAGAGGAACTCGCCGGGGCTTCTCGCTAGATCAACCTCTCGGCGGCATCGAGCCCGGCGGCCAGAGCACAGACAAGGCCCGGGCTCGAGGCGTCGGAGTGGACGATGCGAGGCCCCTCCTGGGGACGTTCCCGGCCAGGAGAACCCGGGACGATGAAGCGGTGCACCGACGGCCGACTTCCCGCCAGGGAAAGAGCCGACGGCAGGAGATCCCAGAGGCTCGTCCCGACTTCCTCATCCGGGAGATCCCACCACTGGTCGGATGTCTCATCGGAAAGATCGATGCGCGTCGTCGCATGCCCTTCCACCTGAAGCATCCACACGCTCGTCGCACCGGAATCCGCGTCCGGAACATTGTGTAGAGCGATTGGCCCGTCGCTCGGATCGGTGCCCGTGCTCTCGAAGAACACGGTCATGTGCCGGCCACCCTGTTCGGGCTTCCCGAGTGGCATACTGACGATCACGCCGTCCGCCAGGGTCGTACGCTCGCCACTCGGTGCGACATAGCGGACCGTCGCGGTCGCTTCGGTGGCAGCGACGTCGATGACTTCCCATCCAAACCGGATCGGAATCCCGTTTGCCAGGGCGTCGACGACGGCAGGGCCCGTCGCCAACTCCGGCGGCGTGACAAGCGGGCCTTGGGGTTCTTGCGCGTGGTTCTTGGTTGATCTGAAGGCTTCGCGCCAACGTGCCGCTTGCCGGCGCCATCCCGGGGCCGCATCTCGCGCTTCAGGCGCTTGCGGGAGATCTTCTTGAACGACCGTGGTCAGCAGTGGTTTCTCGAGGCACAGCCCTGCCAGGAGAGACTGGGCTTCCGGGTCGACGACACAAAGCGGCTGCTTTGCGAGGTACCCCCCGGTCCGCGTAGCGGCCTCGATCACCTCGACATCTCGGCCCAGAACCCGCAGCCGCCGTGCAGCGGCGAGACCCGCCGCCCCAGCACCGATGACGAGGATCCGTGTCACGTCCGACGCGCGGCCTCGACGGCGTTGAGCAGTGCCTGGGGCCCGAACGGCTTGGCGAGGTAGACAGCACCAACCGTCTCGAGCAGACGTTGATGATCGGCCTGAAGGGGCTTGCCGCTGCTCAGGACGATGGCCGCGGAAGGATCGTGGGCCCGAAGCGCCTCGATGACAGGGGCAGCGCCATCGGGAGGAATGGTGGCATCGATCAGCGCCTGGTCCACGGAACGGTGGGCCGCCTTCAACCATGCGATCGCGGAGGCGCCATCCTCCGCAGCATGCACGTCGGCTCCACTCCGCTCGAAGATCCGAGCAACGAGGCGCAGAACGATCGGCTCGTCATCGACGACGAGTGCGAGCGGGGCGTCATCCACCCCTGGAGGATGGCGCAAATCCGTGGCCTGGAAACACTTGACTGAAGGCGAACAAAACACGAAAATCGGAACTCTTGCCCGACACACCCCCCTATGTCGAGCTGCGGTGTCGCAGCGCGTTTTCTTTCCTCGAGGGCGCCTCGAATCCGGAAGATCTCGCCCTTCGCGCGGCGGAGCTGGGCCACGGCGTACTCGCCTTGGCCGATCGGGATGGCCTGTATGGCGCGCCTCGCTTCCACGCGGCTGCCCATGGCGCCGGGCTGCGCGCCATCGTCGGGGCCGAACTTGCCCAGGCTGCCGGCGGGCCACTGGTGCTCCTCGCCGAGACCCGCCAGGGCTACCGCAACCTCTCACGGCTGTTGACCGTCGCCCAGGAGAACGCACCCAAGGGCGAGGCCCATGCCAGCTGGGAGGAACTCGAAGCCCATACCGGCGGGCTCACGGCCCTGGTGCCAGCAACCGGCTCACTCACCCCGACGCGGCTCGACCGCTTGCACAGCATCTTTGGCCCAGGCCATCTCGCCCTCGGCGTGGGGCGAGCCCTCGACCGGTCACTCGAGGGAGGCAACCGCTTTGCGACGGCGGTGGCAGAGAGTTGTGGCGTCCCCATCGCCGCCTGGGGCGACGTGCGGGTAGCGCGGCCCGAGGGCCGGAGGCTGCTCGATGCGTTCACTTGCCTGCGCGAGAAGACCACGCTCGA is a genomic window containing:
- a CDS encoding PaaI family thioesterase, encoding MSEESSEERVARLNEFASQKHPGMVGVEILTCSKEEVTGQFRVTEEVVAGTGFLWAPVVITLADWLCAAGIGEHLDFEKAGFTTIELKTNFLGTAREGDLVFGRAHPVHLGRTTQVWDVEISNQAAQKTIALFRCTQMILVRS
- a CDS encoding M3 family oligoendopeptidase, coding for MSDPTSTTEESTPTVGTGPAAGVRWDLSHLYREPAREGLEADLAAALEAACAFEKRYRGGIATLSAPDLAAAVAAYEDLQEPVARAGSFAQLQFAGDTQAPAHGALLQLVQERGTAIRQHLLFFELEWVEVEEQRVAGLLAEPELAGRKHLLESLRRYRPHVLSEPEERILEETANTGERAWSRLFDEILGAARFSVELEEETRDLSEEEVLSLLYDGNRDHRRAAARGLTAGLKEHSHVLAFIFNTLVQEKATQDRLRSYEDPIEARNLANEIEGPAVHALLDACEAGYPMVQRYYRLKAKLLGIEALEDYDRYAPIGEPQGERSFGEARRIVLEAYADFSPEMAGIAARFFDEGWIDAELREGKRGGAFSASTLPAVHPYVLLNYTGNLRDVMTVAHELGHGVHQHLAREQGLFEQSTPLTTAETASVFGEMLVFRRLLKEQDDPKTRLALLCGKLEDAFATVFRQVAMTRFEESLHAARREEGELAIPRINELWLAANAAMLGDAITLTDDYAWWWLYIPHFVHSPFYCYAYAFGELLVLALVRHYDEEGEAFVPRYLELLRAGGSASPPELLARVGLDITDPAFWQGGLALLEEMLSEAEELAGASR
- a CDS encoding response regulator; protein product: MDDAPLALVVDDEPIVLRLVARIFERSGADVHAAEDGASAIAWLKAAHRSVDQALIDATIPPDGAAPVIEALRAHDPSAAIVLSSGKPLQADHQRLLETVGAVYLAKPFGPQALLNAVEAARRT
- a CDS encoding isoprenylcysteine carboxylmethyltransferase family protein, with the protein product MMKGAELRAILALPFNVLVTIPALLLWWRGDASWPAVGLLQGMLAVACFGIGLTLMITTIRLFGSEGHGTLAPWDPTETLVVRGPYRFVRNPMISGVLFNLVGEALITGSWALGIWFAAFFLGNAIYIPLFEEKGLVERFGPAYERYRRAVPRWLPRITPYEPASEPNDPARPPRV
- a CDS encoding DNA polymerase IV translates to MWDRSWPGTLPFRAVKSRRQQTILHADMDAFYASIEQRDRPELQGKPVVVGGKGARGVVSAASYEARKFGIHSAMPSAQALKLCPELIFLSGRMSVYSAESKRIFEVFRRFTPAVEGLSLDEAFLDMTGTERLHGPVAEAGERLRKEIREETGLAASVGIAPIKMVAKIASDSAKPDGLLEIRPGEVQAFLDPLPVGRIWGVGPVARERLARIGIETIGDLARADGSRLETVLGDWGLRVARLARGVDVREVEAYRDAVSMSEENTFGRDVADMRTLEAAILTHAESVARRLRRSDSKARTVVLKVKLGRRVASGPRGYPLLTRRETLAEPTDDGGEIAATARLLLGRTELREPVRLIGVGATNLVSRPEQLSLFDEGNGREKRSRLNKALDRLTDKYGTSVVRRAGQSDVERMAPALGIKRGEDEPDR
- a CDS encoding NAD(P)-binding protein — encoded protein: MTRILVIGAGAAGLAAARRLRVLGRDVEVIEAATRTGGYLAKQPLCVVDPEAQSLLAGLCLEKPLLTTVVQEDLPQAPEARDAAPGWRRQAARWREAFRSTKNHAQEPQGPLVTPPELATGPAVVDALANGIPIRFGWEVIDVAATEATATVRYVAPSGERTTLADGVIVSMPLGKPEQGGRHMTVFFESTGTDPSDGPIALHNVPDADSGATSVWMLQVEGHATTRIDLSDETSDQWWDLPDEEVGTSLWDLLPSALSLAGSRPSVHRFIVPGSPGRERPQEGPRIVHSDASSPGLVCALAAGLDAAERLI